GTTCTtcctttgttttattgaaacattgtgtgaatgttatatttacaacattatataatgttaCCTCAACAACATCCTCAAAACATCCTCAAAATGTTGCAGGGAAAATGTTCTAGATTTGTTTGTACTTAACATTATAGGAAcattttctgaatttaaaaacattcttaaaacatttttggaacattacattcaaatgttttctttaaaacattaaaaaaccttTACAGAATGttagccaaagttctgagaacgttccctgCTAGCTGGGTTAACAGGTTCTGTATACGGTAACAGTGCTATAGCACCTCAGTTATCCCAAAGAACCAgtgaagaaccgctgaagaaccactgaagcaccaagatttggtgctatacagcacttaaagtggttcccctatgattacgagccaaagaGCTACTTTTAGTActatatagcaccattttttagagtgtaagagAACACATGCTTGCAAACACATTCGGACCAGAAGGGCACAGAAATTTTATCATCATGAAATGATATGCTGGGTTATAATTGTCATTGTAGTGGTAAAAACTACTTTCAATGTTCCCAATCCTTCCTCTTGTTTTTTGTCCACTGTGGGAGATGTTGATGCAATGATCTTGAAGTTTGCAAAGTAACATCAATGTTTCAGACAATAactaatatgtttaataaataaaaataaagatgacataaaacaaacaaataacttGAAGGCCGCTTGCAAACCTGGCTCCATGTGCATGGTCAAAAGAGTGTATGCTTTTGCACCAGCGCCCCCCTCCTATCAGCGGTAGCATATCCTTTTAAACATCTTTCCCCTCTCACCTATAGAGGGCACACAGTCAGAGAAATAAACACCATTAACAATATTGCAACAAACAggtatttaaatgaacacatttataaaaaatgtaataaggTGATAAGTATGGCTGCTACAGTCATCATGGCATGATATTTTGGGGCatgattttcattattattatcgcACACCTTTGGATTGAGAATAAGTTGGcttttttgaatggatgtcaatggtcAAGGCTTCAATACTCTGAGTTCAGTGAAGAAACAGCTGATCACTTTATGAACTAACAGCCTGTCTGCTGATCTTCAACATGTTTACCATTAAACATTCCAGACGTGTGTATGTACAGCTGGCTAATCAGAGGCCTGTAATCTGGGTGTGTATTAAtggtgttttttgtgttttaactGGTTTTGAAAATTACACACTTGGCATTGCTCAAGAATCTCAGGTGAGAGTGTGTTATGTTTGATGAGAGTGACGAAAGGAAAGCATGAGAGTAGATGAGATCCAATATTATTCAATATAGTTCCTCTTTTAATATAGTTCATAGAATTTAGTgccttatttatttttggaaagTGTCTGGTGACAGTGGAGCTATTTGAAACCTTTTTCTTCATGTCCAACAGCAGTGAGTCAGTGAAGGAAGATTGCATCTGTTGATCAGCATTGTGACACACTAGAAGAGATGGAAGAAGACAAGCTGAAACACAAGGAAGGTAATGAAGAAAGAATATCAGTAATGTTAAAGTTGTCATTTAGGAAATTCCATTAATCTCTGTCTCTATTCCAGTCCAGATGAGCAGCAGTGCTCACACTGGAGTCAGTGTTGGTCTGAATGCTCAGACGGGAGCGACTGTAAATGCTCCTGTACTCACTGGAAACACCATCACAGGCCCGGTGAACATCAACATCAACACTGCAGGAAACGGTACTATCACTATAACTGTGCATATTAAGATACACTGCTTATTAGCAGTCAGTTAATAGCTTGATAAGTTAAATAATGCTCAGTGATTGTGAACCTTTTTCCTATAAAGTATGTAAGAATGTAAGAATTAGATTTCACTTCCTCTTCAGTCAAGATTCAGTCCCTCTCAGTTATCAATGGTCAGCAGCTGTGGCAAGAAATCATGTGAACATAGTCATGTCACAAATCTTCAATCTTTATTGAGCAGTTTACACAATTTATACTTTCCATAGAAAAAAGTGACAGTCCCATCCCGGATGTCCTTCAGAGGGCgcacaaaaataaaaccataaaagGAATCATTTCACAGTACaaaatttcaaatatgaaacaCAACCTTGAACATAGAACAACAGGAACAAGGTGGCTAGAAATAAGAGGAAAAGAAACATATCAACTGAAAAACAACTTCTTATAAGGCAGTTATGGAACAATACAAAAGAGGCTATGTGACATTTTCTTCACTCATGCATATTCTCTATGGTGACTGAACATAAAAGAAGTGAATAGtgacttatattacattcaGGAAGAGAATAAAAGGGCTGTAGGAGGCCTCTAAATCTCACAGTTGATTTTAAGGTCATATTGTTCACAGGCAGACATACTTTAGCTACAGGATTTGCTTTTGTGTATctgtagaaaattatatttgtttttatttcccTCCTACAGAAACAGCAGAGAAACACAGAGAAGAGCAAGGTACCATCTTAACAGTCATAttctcttaaaggattagtccacttttaaataaacttttcctgacaATTTAcatacccccatgtcatccaagatgttcatgtctttctttcttcagtcgaaaagaaatgaaggtttttgatgaaaacattccaggattattctccttatagtggacttcaatggcctctagacggttgaaggtcaaaattactaACTTACGGAACAAACGCAGCggcagtttcatttttttccttaagtacaatagggaaggcgtaggacatacagtgtaagctttttgaagaataccgAAACGGGAGGTAcattcaaggcgatattttgtgtttataaagcataaacggttgtatttttttagaaaatgatcgatcgtttctctagataagacccttattcctcgtctggtatcatttaaagtcctttgaagctgcactgaaactgtaattttgaccttcaaccgtctggaggccattgcagtccactataaggagaaaaatcctggaatgttttcatcaaaaaccttaatttctttttgactgaagaaagaaagacatgaacatcttggatgacatgggggtgagtaaattatcaggaaaggtttatttaaaagtggactaatcctttaaggctaGTTCACACTACACCACTGAATGTCGACCAACACTAATAGACAGATATTGTCAGATAAGTCTTTTCCCTGTTGGCATCTGTTAGTGTTAGTCAGTGTTTGTTTTTACCTACAGAACATGTTCATTCACTGTTTGTCAGGAGCAGGAATGTGATCAGCATCAGTCTGTACAGTGTGAACTAGTCTTTTTAAAGTGTTTCAGAAGTGATTTAAACATGTCAGatgtattttgaatttggacacTAGCTCATGGGCCCAATGTATAGAAAATCTGTGTTTTATCCTAAATGTCTGTGTACACACAAAACTTATTCTcttgataaataaaagtaaGTGTAGGAATATTTATGACTTTTTAAATCTAAACGCTGCCATGCAGTGGTTGTAAAGGTCAGGTTGGgatcattattaatattgtaaCGAAGGTTAACTGTGAGAGGTGATGTACTGTATCACCAGAACTAACCAGACAGCACCACTAACCTTTTCAACAGCCAAATACTTCAGTCAACCACCGGATGTGACTGGCAATGACCATGACAGTATACCTTACATACAAGAACTAGAGCATTCACTGCCAGATGTTCCTCGATCCCTATCCTCTGTACTGAgtttacaaatttaaaaaaagtatatatgcCAGGATGACAGTTCTGTTTTGAATGCTTAAGGGTATTCCCTTCCATgcatgtaatatatatttatcaaaatatagTGAATTAAATGGAAGATCTGAGGCCTCTGAGCTGTAATAATTTCAACAGTAATTTAAGTACAATATGTTGAATGAATTCTGATCAGATCATGCTGATGTGAAAGCTTTgacatttgtctttttttaataaaatatgtttttgctttccctcatattttatttatttacactaaACAGAGAACTTGATTCTGAAAAAATTCTTAGGAACTCACAAAACAGACATGAAGGAGAAAGCAGAGCGTATTTTTGAAGGCATGAAAGAAAATGAAGCACTTCTTAAGGATGTTTACACAGAACTGTTCATCACAGAGGGAGATATGAAAGATGTCAATCAGGAACATGAGATTCTGAAGATTGATGATGCtttcaagaacaaaaaaacacaagacAAACCAATCAAATGCAATGATATATTTACATTACTAAGAGgtaaaaatgagaaaaagatTGTGCTGACCAAGGGAGTCGCTGGCGTTGGAAAAACTGTCTCTGTGCACAAGTTCATCCTGGACTGGGCAGAAGGAAAAGCCAATGATTTTGTTGACTGTGTATTCCTGCTTCCATTCCGAGACATTAACTTGATGACAAATGAAGATTACAGTCTCCATGAGCTTCTGCTGGAATTTTATCCTGAACTGAAGGACCTGGAGAAATCAAAATTATATAAGGAATGCAAGATAGCATTTATATTTGATGGACTTGATGAGAGTCGCCTGCCTTTGAATTTTAACAGTAGATCATTGAACTCTGCTGAGAAAATATCATCTGTAGACGTGCTGTTCACAAGTCTGGTCAAAGGGATTCTGCTTCCATCAGCTCTCGTCTGGGTGACCTCACGACcagcagcagccaatcagatcccTCCTCAGTATGTGGGTTTGTACACAGAGGTGCAAGGATTCACTGACCAACAGAAGGAAGAGTACTTCAGAAAGAGAATCACAGATGAGACTCAGGCCTCCAGAATCATCTCACACATTAAGACGTCTCGTAGTCTCTACATCATGTGCCACATTCCTGTGTTCTGCTGGATCATGGCCACAGTACTTCAGGATATTCTCACCGGCAACAATACAGAGAACATCAGCACAACACTCACTGAAATGTATATTCACTTCCTGCTGATACAGATGAACCTGAAGAGCCAGAAGTACGATAAGCAAGAAGAAAGACAACGTACAAAACTCTTAGATTCGAACGGAGAAATTATTTTGAAGTTAGCCAAGCTAGCGTTTGAACAGCTGAAGAAGGACAACATTGTGTTCTATGAGAAAGATCTGGAAGCATGTGGTATTGATGTGAGTAAAGACACTGAGTTCACAGGAATGATCGCCGAGATCTTCAAGAAGGAACATGGGCTTCATGCAACAAAAGTCTTCTGCTTTGTGCATTTGAGTGTTCAAGAGTTTCTCGCTGCAGTGCATGTGTTCCTCTGTTACCTGAACAAGAACATGCAGGAgcttcagtttttctttgatgAACCAGAAGAAAACGTCACATTGCAGGAGCTACTAGAGAAGGCTGTTGATAAAGCCATGAAGAGTGAGAGAGGACATCTGTACCTGTTCCTGCGGTTTCTGCTGGGAATTTCACTGGAATCCAGTCAGAACCTGCTCAAAGGCCTGATCACACACACTGACGTCACCACAGAGAGCATCACACAAACAACTAAATACATTAAACGAAAACTATCCTGGTACACCTCAGATGAAGCTTCAGTCAACCTATTCTACTGCTTACTTGAGCTCAAGGATAATTCATTATATGAGGAAATCCAAAGATACCTCAGTTCAGGTGAACATCCAGGAAGAGAACTCTCATCTTCGATGTGCACAGTGCTGACCTACATACTGCTGATGTCAGAGAAGGTGCTGGATGAGTTCAACCCAAAGAGGTTCACGTCATCTTCAAACTACAAGAGATTTGTTCCAGCTGTGAGATGTTGCAGAAAAGCCCTGTGAGTAATTTCACTGATGGCTGTTTAATTAAAGGTTTTGATCTATCACTAAAcaactaaatgtaaaaaatactgAATAATGAAATATCTGTATGTCCTGATTAAGAAGGGTACAATGTGTTATTGGAAAACATTGAACATCAGAAAATAATCTAGTTAAGCGTTCTGTTTTGTCAGATTTGATGGCTGTGGTCTTGATGAAACTTGCTGTGAAACTATATCTTCAGTTCTACAATCATCAAACTCCCATCTGACTGAGTGGGACCTGAGCTGCAATCACCTGAAGGATTCAGGAGTTATGCTGCTTTCTGATGGACTAAAGAGTTCACACTGTCAACTGAATATACTGAGGTTTGACATTCAcattcactcattttctatattcaaaaaaatatggacaaatATCTGTTTTCATAGCTATGACTAGCACATATTTTCTCCTGTCTATATTGTTGTATGAATGTATCAGTGGTGTTTTCTCCAAGCACCCAAGGAAGAAAACCTGAtttcagttttcacaaaaaactCCTGTCTCAGGCAGCATGCAATCTGAAATTCAGTTCTCTTTAgtgttatatttataatattcatataaacatagtcggttatgtcttaagtgacttaagttacttttttttaactgtttcaTGTCataataacaatttaaaacatgTTCCCATTCTTTGTGCATTTGATTAttacagcagctttacattctTTTCATCAGTCAAATCCTCTGCACATCATGCCCCGAGGATCATATTACTTCCAGTTATTGCCTTATTTTAGTAGGACAGTTTCAGTGTGTTGATAACTTGAGAACCGCTGTGACCGGATCATTGAGATTTAATTGAGCTGAACTGTATCAGTTGCATTCATGTACAGTTTGCTGCAGTGATGAGCACAAATGCACAGATGAGTTATAAACTTAACCCTCAACCCTTACATTTTAATGGCTAACATCTCATTACACTGAATTTAGCACAAACATGTAGTTCAGATTATAAACCCTTCCTGATAATCACAGTGATACCACTGTTTGTTTCGTTCTCTACACAGGCTATTTGGGTGTAATCTGACTGGTCAGTCCTGTGAAAGTTTGTCTTTAGCCCTAGAATCCTCAAACTCTGTCCTGCGAGAACTGGACCTGAGTAACAATGACCTGCAGAATTCTGGAGTGAAGCTTCTTTCTGATGGACTGAAGAGTCCAAACTGTCAGCTGCAGATACTGaggtatttaaagggttagttcacccaaaaatgaaaattctgtcatttattactcatgctgttccacacccgtaagaccttcattcatcttcggaacacaaattaagatattttagttgaaatccgatggctcagtgaggcctccataggaagcaatgacacttcctctctcaagatccataaaggtactaaaaacatatttaaatcggttcatgtgaatacagtggttcaatattaatattataaagctacgagaatatttttggagcgccaaaaataacaaaataacgacttatttagtgatggccgatttcaaaacaatgcttcaggaagcatcggagcacagtgaatcagtgtattgaatctgctgttcggagcgccaaagtcacgtgatttgacacactgattcaatgtgctccgatgcttcatgaagcagtgttttgaaatcggccatcactaaataagtctttattttgttatttttggcgctccaaaaatattctcgttgctttataatattaacactCTGGGGTCGGCgatcacgccggcgtgaccaccgcattttttttctaaccattgtgaaagagactcaaaatactctgtcaatgttgcacatacaattaagagctatacaccattttaatctgtggaatatcttcttttatttgtgtacactcagagtaacaacaaaatgttgtgctttttgtaaaataaagaaaactaacatgatgcgtgatctctcgtctccctctgaatgaagtccaacctgatagttctcagaaaatgaactgtaacttagtgaatactaatcacaaaaaaatgagacttctgtctaaaaaaacgttgaaatgtcaggttttaaatcgtgtaagtcaaatcgaaaacaaaaattctgtgtttatgtaatctgtatgaaaagagagccatgtcagaagtcagtgatccagctcattacccgctaatgcggccacgcccacggagccagcgctattcagatgcaaattcagaggaaatgcatgcattcatcatctcaatcgtgtatttattgtcttgaaaagtgtttatctggatgataaagccatggttagcgagctctagaagacatgcagttagttcctggttcttcttcttctttatatggatttgtggactaaaggtgcacagagcgccctccggctgcaagtatgaattgaaaacacagtatccagcactcatagtgatgacaataaatattgaataaatattactcctctgtatagaaaattgacaaacatatgagaatccatcaatatttctccaaatgcacatgcttttaagctaaaagcctatatgaaatgccatagaggtaacataactgttcagacactttgcatcacagaaatgcattacattttaaagaatataatagaataccattattttaaattgtaataatatttcacagtattgcagttttttctgtatgtttgatttacaccatgatgagctgagacatgattttttcacagcctacctgactgaaagagctcattatttatgcaggacattagagctctttatgtgattcttttgtcttctcaggtgagaatcacccattattcatgatgattcacgcctccacgcatactgtgtttcttgaccaaagatgttttataaaatttaaatctctctattgttttatatgaacaagcaggcagcataatttttacctcattttgaagcaaaaactctagtctacaacctccaataaccagaagtcttgtgaacacaaatttaatatatattttttggctttatttcagtgacttaagttttttgttttttcaataaccatgcataaacgttattccttcaaaaatacaaacatgtacatacatgttcctcacatattattgtagcctagtttgtgctgaatacagtgtaatgacactttttccattaatatgtttatgaacaactgaaaaaagcacaaatgtcagggcatgtcaaaccttctccagggccccaaaaaacctcagacccctgagggttaatattgaaccactgtactcacatgaaccgatttaaatatgtttttagtacctttatggatcttgagagaggaagtgtcattgcttcctatggaggcctcacagagccaactgatttcaattaaaatatcttaatttgtgttctgaagattaatgaaggtctctggaacggcatgagggtgagtaataaatgacagaattttcatttttgggtgaactaaccctttaagaacatATAAGAGATAATTTACAGTAAGAAGGTCGTAGTGtttgtagatgatctgactgttgaTGTGTGTGCTCTGCTCTCTTTCAGCCTTACTCACTGTAATCTCACTGTTCAGTCTTGTGAGAGTTTTTCATCAGTCCTGCAATCCTCAAACTCTGTCCTGACAGAGCTGGACCTGAGTAACAATGATCTACAGGATTCTGGAGTGAAGCTTCTTTCTGATGGACTGAAGAGGAACTGTAAGCTGGAGATTTTGAGGTAAATGGTTTCccttaaaataattaacaaaatgCTACCATAATACAGATTTTCTCAATCGATTTGATATACTTGTCTAAACTCAAGTCACTGTTCTCCAAACAGTTAACATGGTGATCTGAACACTTTATAATGAGTCAAATGTGAAGGCCTTTATGATAACCATACTTCAAATTTGTCCTCTGCAATTTAATCCATCCATGTTAGTGCTTGAGGCCTCTCTCAAACAAATATCAATGATAATACTGTggtcaataaaacaaaattctttttattACAATTAACATGACAATGTGCACATtcctgtttatttttatttattttgatccAACTACCATAGTTGGTTCAGTGAAGCCCAGGTGCCACTTACAGGCCTATTATGTGAAGAACATTCAAAATGGTGATGTGAAAGGACTTTATAATACTgccatttttgataattattgataattATGCCATTTTTGATAATGCATTATCAGTGTAACAgtgaaaacgtctcaggttatgtatgtaaccatagttccctgagaactagggaacgagactctgcgtttgATTACGCAATGGGGAACGTCACACGTGACACAGTGTCTGAAAGCAAACTATCCAacaactccaatccctattggccggcgacagcctatgacgtaatATGCCGCGACCCGGAAGTATAAAGGAGCGCCTGGAGAAACAGTCAGTATCTATTGTCTTGAGGGACTGTtctgactttggcgctccgaacagcagattcgataggCTGATTCaatgtgctccgatgcttcatgaagcagtgttttgaaatcggccatcactaaacaaatcgttattttgtttttttggcgctccaaaaatattctcgttgctttataatattaatattgaaccactgtactcacatgaaccgatttaaatatgtttttagtac
The window above is part of the Chanodichthys erythropterus isolate Z2021 chromosome 3, ASM2448905v1, whole genome shotgun sequence genome. Proteins encoded here:
- the LOC137017021 gene encoding NACHT, LRR and PYD domains-containing protein 3-like isoform X4, with amino-acid sequence MEEDKLKHKEVQMSSSAHTGVSVGLNAQTGATVNAPVLTGNTITGPVNININTAGNETAEKHREEQENLILKKFLGTHKTDMKEKAERIFEGMKENEALLKDVYTELFITEGDMKDVNQEHEILKIDDAFKNKKTQDKPIKCNDIFTLLRGKNEKKIVLTKGVAGVGKTVSVHKFILDWAEGKANDFVDCVFLLPFRDINLMTNEDYSLHELLLEFYPELKDLEKSKLYKECKIAFIFDGLDESRLPLNFNSRSLNSAEKISSVDVLFTSLVKGILLPSALVWVTSRPAAANQIPPQYVGLYTEVQGFTDQQKEEYFRKRITDETQASRIISHIKTSRSLYIMCHIPVFCWIMATVLQDILTGNNTENISTTLTEMYIHFLLIQMNLKSQKYDKQEERQRTKLLDSNGEIILKLAKLAFEQLKKDNIVFYEKDLEACGIDVSKDTEFTGMIAEIFKKEHGLHATKVFCFVHLSVQEFLAAVHVFLCYLNKNMQELQFFFDEPEENVTLQELLEKAVDKAMKSERGHLYLFLRFLLGISLESSQNLLKGLITHTDVTTESITQTTKYIKRKLSWYTSDEASVNLFYCLLELKDNSLYEEIQRYLSSGEHPGRELSSSMCTVLTYILLMSEKVLDEFNPKRFTSSSNYKRFVPAVRCCRKALFDGCGLDETCCETISSVLQSSNSHLTEWDLSCNHLKDSGVMLLSDGLKSSHCQLNILRLFGCNLTGQSCESLSLALESSNSVLRELDLSNNDLQNSGVKLLSDGLKSPNCQLQILSLTHCNLTVQSCESFSSVLQSSNSVLTELDLSNNDLQDSGVKLLSDGLKRNCKLEILRWHATQVSRLFRWSWTVRKSSLFPRKKNTTLTMNVCILKSDLIQLKIQFLMRMWIHHSHIHLQFPLGGHAATQAEMRKKLCGVSSQKAAPKQTKSDHVPVPGAELTSDARNNATAGRRNCMLCKVQLGKRQDTPWKCQACDIYLCLQLKRNCFQKWHTDV
- the LOC137017021 gene encoding NACHT, LRR and PYD domains-containing protein 3-like isoform X1, with translation MEEDKLKHKEVQMSSSAHTGVSVGLNAQTGATVNAPVLTGNTITGPVNININTAGNETAEKHREEQENLILKKFLGTHKTDMKEKAERIFEGMKENEALLKDVYTELFITEGDMKDVNQEHEILKIDDAFKNKKTQDKPIKCNDIFTLLRGKNEKKIVLTKGVAGVGKTVSVHKFILDWAEGKANDFVDCVFLLPFRDINLMTNEDYSLHELLLEFYPELKDLEKSKLYKECKIAFIFDGLDESRLPLNFNSRSLNSAEKISSVDVLFTSLVKGILLPSALVWVTSRPAAANQIPPQYVGLYTEVQGFTDQQKEEYFRKRITDETQASRIISHIKTSRSLYIMCHIPVFCWIMATVLQDILTGNNTENISTTLTEMYIHFLLIQMNLKSQKYDKQEERQRTKLLDSNGEIILKLAKLAFEQLKKDNIVFYEKDLEACGIDVSKDTEFTGMIAEIFKKEHGLHATKVFCFVHLSVQEFLAAVHVFLCYLNKNMQELQFFFDEPEENVTLQELLEKAVDKAMKSERGHLYLFLRFLLGISLESSQNLLKGLITHTDVTTESITQTTKYIKRKLSWYTSDEASVNLFYCLLELKDNSLYEEIQRYLSSGEHPGRELSSSMCTVLTYILLMSEKVLDEFNPKRFTSSSNYKRFVPAVRCCRKALFDGCGLDETCCETISSVLQSSNSHLTEWDLSCNHLKDSGVMLLSDGLKSSHCQLNILRLFGCNLTGQSCESLSLALESSNSVLRELDLSNNDLQNSGVKLLSDGLKSPNCQLQILSLTHCNLTVQSCESFSSVLQSSNSVLTELDLSNNDLQDSGVKLLSDGLKRNCKLEILRLSGCMVTEEGCGYVSSALSSNPSHLRELDLSYNHPGDSGVKLLSDTLNHPNYRLNKLNVDHGGEFRITAGLHKYSHRITADRNTVNKWIRLSERNTVITVTGTPQSYPDHPDRFDYYPQVLCRESVSDRRCYWEIEWSGEHVRISVSYKSISRKGVGEECVFGCNDQSWSLTCSPDRYLFRHNNIRTVLPVKPIISRSVNEENHYRVGVYVDHRAGTLSFYSVSGDTMILIHTVQTTFTQPLYPGISVDTPGSSVKLC
- the LOC137017021 gene encoding NACHT, LRR and PYD domains-containing protein 3-like isoform X2, giving the protein MEEDKLKHKEVQMSSSAHTGVSVGLNAQTGATVNAPVLTGNTITGPVNININTAGNETAEKHREEQGTHKTDMKEKAERIFEGMKENEALLKDVYTELFITEGDMKDVNQEHEILKIDDAFKNKKTQDKPIKCNDIFTLLRGKNEKKIVLTKGVAGVGKTVSVHKFILDWAEGKANDFVDCVFLLPFRDINLMTNEDYSLHELLLEFYPELKDLEKSKLYKECKIAFIFDGLDESRLPLNFNSRSLNSAEKISSVDVLFTSLVKGILLPSALVWVTSRPAAANQIPPQYVGLYTEVQGFTDQQKEEYFRKRITDETQASRIISHIKTSRSLYIMCHIPVFCWIMATVLQDILTGNNTENISTTLTEMYIHFLLIQMNLKSQKYDKQEERQRTKLLDSNGEIILKLAKLAFEQLKKDNIVFYEKDLEACGIDVSKDTEFTGMIAEIFKKEHGLHATKVFCFVHLSVQEFLAAVHVFLCYLNKNMQELQFFFDEPEENVTLQELLEKAVDKAMKSERGHLYLFLRFLLGISLESSQNLLKGLITHTDVTTESITQTTKYIKRKLSWYTSDEASVNLFYCLLELKDNSLYEEIQRYLSSGEHPGRELSSSMCTVLTYILLMSEKVLDEFNPKRFTSSSNYKRFVPAVRCCRKALFDGCGLDETCCETISSVLQSSNSHLTEWDLSCNHLKDSGVMLLSDGLKSSHCQLNILRLFGCNLTGQSCESLSLALESSNSVLRELDLSNNDLQNSGVKLLSDGLKSPNCQLQILSLTHCNLTVQSCESFSSVLQSSNSVLTELDLSNNDLQDSGVKLLSDGLKRNCKLEILRLSGCMVTEEGCGYVSSALSSNPSHLRELDLSYNHPGDSGVKLLSDTLNHPNYRLNKLNVDHGGEFRITAGLHKYSHRITADRNTVNKWIRLSERNTVITVTGTPQSYPDHPDRFDYYPQVLCRESVSDRRCYWEIEWSGEHVRISVSYKSISRKGVGEECVFGCNDQSWSLTCSPDRYLFRHNNIRTVLPVKPIISRSVNEENHYRVGVYVDHRAGTLSFYSVSGDTMILIHTVQTTFTQPLYPGISVDTPGSSVKLC
- the LOC137017021 gene encoding NACHT, LRR and PYD domains-containing protein 3-like isoform X3, giving the protein MEEDKLKHKEVQMSSSAHTGVSVGLNAQTGATVNAPVLTGNTITGPVNININTAGNETAEKHREEQENLILKKFLGTHKTDMKEKAERIFEGMKENEALLKDVYTELFITEGDMKDVNQEHEILKIDDAFKNKKTQDKPIKCNDIFTLLRGKNEKKIVLTKGVAGVGKTVSVHKFILDWAEGKANDFVDCVFLLPFRDINLMTNEDYSLHELLLEFYPELKDLEKSKLYKECKIAFIFDGLDESRLPLNFNSRSLNSAEKISSVDVLFTSLVKGILLPSALVWVTSRPAAANQIPPQYVGLYTEVQGFTDQQKEEYFRKRITDETQASRIISHIKTSRSLYIMCHIPVFCWIMATVLQDILTGNNTENISTTLTEMYIHFLLIQMNLKSQKYDKQEERQRTKLLDSNGEIILKLAKLAFEQLKKDNIVFYEKDLEACGIDVSKDTEFTGMIAEIFKKEHGLHATKVFCFVHLSVQEFLAAVHVFLCYLNKNMQELQFFFDEPEENVTLQELLEKAVDKAMKSERGHLYLFLRFLLGISLESSQNLLKGLITHTDVTTESITQTTKYIKRKLSWYTSDEASVNLFYCLLELKDNSLYEEIQRYLSSGEHPGRELSSSMCTVLTYILLMSEKVLDEFNPKRFTSSSNYKRFVPAVRCCRKALFDGCGLDETCCETISSVLQSSNSHLTEWDLSCNHLKDSGVMLLSDGLKSSHCQLNILRLFGCNLTGQSCESLSLALESSNSVLRELDLSNNDLQNSGVKLLSDGLKSPNCQLQILSLTHCNLTVQSCESFSSVLQSSNSVLTELDLSNNDLQDSGVKLLSDGLKRNCKLEILRLSGCMVTEEGCGYVSSALSSNPSHLRELDLSYNHPGDSGVKLLSDTLNHPNYRLNKLNGGARWSANWRPVYYIKKPYSSTSSAHPFIPSFWVCLGYTIMIPVYPEEVEKLFSGACHVIRVASSQNLLFLCMPSHSPHPNPRYRDSLTSMPISMRLSAKPKHHNYLHIAPEIVPLTSLLAPHHPKAESSHFLNQSLTP